The nucleotide sequence AATTTTATTAATATGAAAAAGATATTCTTTTCCGGCTTCTTTTTGCTGTTGTTTCTTGCAGGAAATATTTCTGCCCAAAGTTTGGATGATAAAGAGTGGGCTAAAAAGCTGAAATCTATGAAACCTAACGAGCTTAGGGAACTGGTGGAAAAAAACGAAGAGTTGGAAAGCAAGGTTCGTAAGCTGGAGTCTGAAAATAAGTCTCAAGATGCAGAGCTCGCCCGCTTGAAAAAAGAACTGGAAGACTATAGTGCCGGTTCAGCACCTTCTAAGACTGTTAGCAACCCATCAGGTAGTAATGTACCGGTTATTGAGGGTTTGATATATAAGGTTCAGATCGGTGCATTCAAAAATAAAAACCTAAGCAAGTACTTAGACAACCATAAAAACTTTAGTGGAGACATTGATAAGGATGGTACAAGAAAGTATACCTTGGGACACTTTGAAGATTATTGGGAGGCCGATAGGTTTAAGAAGTACCTTCGTGAAATGGGCGTCAAAGATGCATGGGTTGTTCCTTATAAAGATGGAAACAGAATATCTATGAAAGACGCACTTGAAGGTAATCTTTAATGTGTTTTTTCGTGAAGTATAAAAAAGAGCCTTTCCTTACGTGAAAGGCTTTTTTGCTTGTTGTCTTACAATAGATTTTTATTTATTTTGGGGTAATGGAAAAGCGGTGGGTAATACGGAAAAGGCCAGGTTCAGAAATCTTAAATAAGCTTTCTTCTGAAATCAATGTTAATGCAGACTTGGCGGCCCTTTTGGTGCAAAGAGAGGTATATAATTATTCAGAAGCTAGGGCTTTTTTTAGGCCTTCCATGAGTGAATTGCATGATCCTTTTTTAATGAAGGATATGGATAAAGCCGTAGATAGGCTCTGCCAAGCAATAGCTAAGGGAGAAAAAGTGCTTGTTTTTGGCGACTATGATGTTGATGGAACCACTGCCGTTGCAACTTTTTTCGATTTTTTTAGTAGAATTCACTCCCACACATTATTTTATATTCCTGACCGGTACAAAGAAGGTTATGGAATCTCAAAAAAAGGGATAGACTTTGCCGCAGACGAGGGGGTAACATTGGTAGTAAGTCTAGACTGTGGAATCAAAAGCGTCGATTTAGTAAAATATGCCGCGACAAAGAATATAGATTTTATTATCTGTGACCACCATCAACCAGGTGAGCAATTGCCTGAGGCTGTTGCCGTGCTAGACCCAAAGCGCTCCGATTGCCCATACCCTTATAAAGAACTCTCAGGGTGTGGTGTTGGATTTAAGCTGATGCAGGCTATTAGTATTCAGGGGAGCCTACAAGAAAATATAGACCTGCAAAATTACCTTGATTTGGTAGCAGTGAGTATTGCTTCTGATATTGTACCGATAACAGGCGAAAATAGGATTTTAGCTTTTTTTGGTCTTCAGGTGTTAAACACTTGTCCTCGCCCTGGATTGCAGGCATTGTTAGAGGTTGCAGGTCTTGATAGGCGGGAAATAGATATAACAGATGTTGTTTTTGGCATAGGACCAAGAATCAATGCTGCGGGCAGGATTGCTCACGCAAAGGCTGCGGTAGAGCTTATGTTGTGTAGCAGTAAGGAAGAAGCGGCTGATTTTGCTCGCAATATTAACAAGAACAACACTACCCGGAGAGATGTAGATGCAAGTATTACCAGCCAGGCTCTTGAAATGATAGAAGGTAATGAGCAGTTTGTCAGTGCTTGTTCAACTGTTTTGTATAAAGAAGACTGGCACAAAGGGGTAATTGGTATTGTGGCCTCTCGGTGTATAGAAAAGTATTATCGGCCTACTGTTATATTTACGAAATCTGGAGAAGTGGCTGCAGGCTCTGCACGGTCTGTTGTAGGTTTTGATTTATATGATGCCTTAGAGAAATGTTCAGACCTCCTTATTCAATTTGGTGGGCACATGTATGCAGCGGGAATGACTATAGAACCTGATAAAATAGCTGCTTTCAGAGAAAAGTTTGAACAAGTTGTTTCTGAATCTATTACTAAAGAACAACTGGTTCCGCAGGTAGATATTGATCTCGAAATAGGACTAAACAGAGTTACAGAAAAGTTTTACAATATAATTAGGCAAATGGGGCCTTTTGGGCCTGGCAATATGCAGCCTGTTTTTATATCGCGAAATGTTGTAGATTGTGGAGGCGCAAGGCTTTTAAAAGATCAGCATATAAAACTGTCGGTCATGCAGGAAGATTCTGATGTTTTTGATGCTATTGGCTTTGGAATGCCTGAGTTTTACGAAAGAATAAAAAATGGCGAGATGTTTGATATCTGTTATTGTGTTAGTGAAAATAACTATAATGGTCGCAAGTCATTGCAGCTTATGATCAAGGATATCAAATTTGGAAACGAAAAATCAAGCGTATATGAAGCGACTGGTATTAAGGGCAGAGCATTTAATTAAAAAATATAAATCTCGGACTGTTGTAAACAATGTCTCCGTAGAAGTGCAACAAGGTGAAATTGTGGGTTTGTTGGGTCCTAATGGTGCTGGAAAAACTACTTCTTTTTACATGATTGTTGGACTTATCAGACCTAATGAGGGTAAGATTTTTTTGGACAATCAGGAGATTACGGACTTGCCTATGTATAAAAGGGCTAAAAAGGGTGTTGGTTATTTGGCGCAAGAGGCTTCAGTTTTTCGTAAGCTTTCTGTTGAAGAGAATATCATGGCTGTACTTGAAATGACGAATAAGTCCCGACAAGAACAGAAAGAGAAAACCGAAGAGCTTTTAGAGGAATTTAGCCTTACACATGTTCGGAAAAATTTGGGTATGGTCTTGTCGGGAGGGGAGCGGCGTCGGACGGAAATTGCTCGTGCACTGGCCACAGACCCAAAGTTTGTACTACTGGATGAGCCATTTGCAGGGGTTGACCCTATTGCGGTAGAGGAAATACAAACTATTGTTGCCAAACTAAAAAATAAAAACATTGGAATCCTTATTACTGACCACAATGTGAACGAGACGCTGTCGATTACCGATAGGGCTTACCTCCTTTTTGAAGGTAAAATCTTGAAGTCAGGAACAGCCGAAGAGCTTGCTGCAGACGAGCAAGTGCGCAGAGTTTATTTAGGAAAACATTTTGAACTGAAACGAAAAATCTGAGTGGGCCTTCTTAATTCCATAATCTCCAGTACGCTTAAAAAAAGAATATCTTCTATAGAATCCTTGTTGGAAAATCCTATAGAAGTACAGCGCAATGTTTTTAGAAACCTTGTAAAAACAGCTGCCACTACCGAGTGGGGCAAGAAATATGATTATAAGAACATTGCTACCGTAAAAGAGTTTTCGAACAAGGTTCCCGTTTCGTCTTATGAAGATTTGTTCCCATACATCGAGCGTGTGATGAAAGGGGAACAAAATATTCTTTGGCCATCTCCTGTCAAATGGTTTGCCAAATCTTCAGGTACTACTAATGCCAAAAGCAAATTTATACCTGTTTCTAAAGAATCTCTTGAAGAGTGCCACTATAAAGGAGGTAAGGACTTATGTGCGATTTACCTAAACAATAATCCTTCTTCCCAAATGTTTGGAGGAAAAAGCTTGGCTGTGGGAGGGGCTTTGCATAAAAACTTCGGATATAAGGACACTTATTTCGGAGATATCTCGGCAGTCATAATGGCCAACCTTCCTGTGTGGGCGCAAGCTGTGCGCACTCCTGGCCTTAAAGTAGCATTGATGCAGGAGTGGGAAGAAAAAATTCAGAAAATAGCTCAAATTACTTCAGGGAAAGATGTTACAAATATTTCTGGTGTGCCTACCTGGACAATGGTGCTACTCGAAAAAATTCTACAATTGAAAGGTAAGGACAATATGCATGAAGTGTGGCCTTCTATGGAGGTCTTCTTCCATGGTGCTGTCGCTTTTCATCCTTATAGAGATATTTTTAATAAATTTTTTCCGGAAGGCATTCATTACGTTGAAACTTACAATGCGTCTGAGGGCTTTTTTGGCATTCAAGACAGGCTTAAAAGTGACGATATGTTGCTAATGCTTGACTATGGCATATTTTACGAATTTATCCCACTCGACCAACTTGACTCTGACGATCCAGATGTCTTGACCATAGAGGAGGTAGAATTGGATAAAAACTACGCCATGGTAATTTCTACTAATGCGGGCTTGTGGAGGTATAAAATTGGCGATACTGTTAAGTTTACTTCTTTAAAGCCTTTTAGAATAAAGATTAGTGGTAGGACAAAGCATTTTATCAATGCATTCGGCGAGGAGGTGATTATTGAGAATGCAGAAACAGCTATTGCCAAAGCTTGTTCGGCGACTTCGGCTACTATACGCAATTTTACAGCAGGCCCTGTAGTGCTTGCAGAGAAAAGGCAAGGCAGGCATGAGTGGATCGTCGAATTTTCTACTTGCCCTAATAGTCCTGATATGTTTTCTCAGGTGTTGGATGAGACACTTAAAGAGGTGAATTCTGATTATGAAGCCAAAAGATATAAAGATATGGCGCTTCAGCCACCAGTTATCCATCATGTGCCGGAAGGTACTTTCTATAACTGGATGAAGAAAAGGGGCAAGCTTGGCGGACAAAACAAGGTGCCAAGGTTGGCAAATAACCGTGAGTATATTGATGATATTCTAACTTCTTTGGAGAAGAAAGAAATTTGAATTTCCCTGTAATCGTATTCTTATTTGATCTTTGCCCTTCTTGTCTTTTTCTTTTTTATAGCTTGCAAAGCTTATTGTACGGCCTTGTATTTTTGGACACTATAAATGCATTATTTTAGGTTATGGATAACAGAATATGTTCTCTTTTCAAAATTAAGTTTCCGATCATTCAGGCCGGAATGGTTTGGTGTAGTGGATGGGAGTTGGCTTCGGCTGTTAGTAAGGCGGGAGGCTTAGGGTTAATCGGAGCAGGCTCTATGTATCCTGAGGTGCTGAGGCAACATATAAGAAAATGTAAAGGTGCCTTGGGAGATACACCTTTTGGTGTTAATGTACCTCTGATATATCCAGATATTGAAAAGCACATGGAGGTTATAGCTGACGAAGGCGTGGGTATTGTGTTTACCTCTGCAGGAAACCCAAAAGCATGGACAGGGAAGTTGAAAAGCCAAGGGTGTAAAGTTGTTCATGTGGTTTCAAGTAAAAAGTTTGCTCTAAAAGCATGTGAAGCTGGTGTAGACGCTGTAGTAGGAGAGGGATTTGAAGCTGGTGGGCATAATGGCCGGGAAGAAACGACGACTTTTTGTTTGATTCCCATGCTAAGAGAGGCAATAGATGTACCACTTATTGCAGCAGGAGGTATTGGCACTGGCAGGGGCATGATGGGTGCTATGGCCCTAGGTGCTGATGGTGTGCAAATTGGTAGTAGGCTTGCTGCTAGTTTGGAGTCTTCAGCGCATGATAAGTTTAAGAATAAGGTAGTAGAGCTTGCGGAAGGAGGTACGGCATTGTCTTTAAAACCTATTACCCCGGTAAGGTTAATAAAAAATAGGTTTTGGGAATCTGTTAATGAGGCTGAACAAAGGGGGGCTGGTGTAGAAGAACTTAGAATGCTTTTAGGAAAAGGTCGTGCTAAAAAAGGTATTTTTGAAGGTGATTTGGATGAAGGTGAACTAGAAATTGGGCAGATTGCTGCTGCAATTAACGATATTAAACCTGCTGGAGAAATTGTCTCTGAAATTTGGCAAGAATATCAGTCTTTGCGTAACCAATTTTGTGGCTTATAGCAGGGCGAAAGAGGCCATATAGGTTCGGGAAAAGTTTAATAAAAAAAGAGTAGCTTTAACTAGGGTCTGCTGAAAAACTCAAATTTAACATATGTAAAAAACCGGCCCTGAGCGCTCGCCAGGCCGGTTTTTTATTGTCATCCTTTCAAATACGTCTTTCAGACCCCGAATTATGTTAAAAATTGACTTATGCCATGCTGAAAAACTCAGAAAATAGAGTGCCTGCCTGGTCAATTTGACCAGGTTGAGCACCAGGATTATTGAGGCGATCCACGTTTGGCTGGTATTCTTAAGTCTGGCACGGATACGGTTCATCCCATAGCTGTTTTTTGCTTGTCCAAACTTTCCTTCAACCGGATTCCTCTCTCCTGGACTTACGTGGTTTTCCACTGCCTTTGCGGATGGCCTGCCCAAAGGTTTGGCTGCCAGTTTTATTCCTTTTCCCTTCAACCACTTCCGGTTTTCACGGGTGCAGTAAATTTTGTCTGCCAGTACTTTGGCAGGATAAAAACCAAACCGTTTCCGATATTTTTCAACGTAATCAACAAGATGACTGCCCTCGTTAAAAGCCTCCCAGGACACAGTGTCCAGAAAGGAAAAACCATCCACCATGCTAAGGTGGATCTTGGCTCCAAATTCAGTTTTGGCTCGTGACTTTCCCCGTACAATAGGTCGCACATGAGGCTGATGGATACTAACAATCCGATCTGCTACATGGTGGCCCCGGTTCTTAAACATGCCAAGCTGTTGTTCATAAAGTGTCTGAATGACCCAGTATGACCGCTGTGTACGATGACACAAAGGAAAAACCTCAAAGCTGTCCAGCTGCTTTTCAATGGTCTTGAAGTTTCTTCTAAGGTATTGGAGCTGGGCTTTTATCCCTTTGCGAATTACTTTTCTTGATGGATTCTTGTTCTGGGCCACCTTCAGATAGGTTTTACGAGCTATTTTTCTGTAAGTCCTTGGTTTCTTCCCCTGGGTATTTTTACAATGAAGCTCATCTATGATCTGTTGGGTGATTTCCCTTGCTTTGTTCAGCAGCCCCAAATCGGTTGGGTAAATGATATCTTGAGGACAGGCAGTTGCGTCAAAGATTGCCTCTCCTTTGTTAGACTCTTGCCCACTGGCAAAGGAAGGAGGGTCATTTTTTCCTTTCGTAGTTTTGTCAACTTTTTTTGGGGCTTTTTCCATGTAAAACTCATGGATCCTTTCATTCATCGCATTGATAAGTTCCTGCCCCAACCGTTTTCTGATATCTACAAACAAAGATGGATCAAATGGAGGCTCCTTGATATAAGAACTGTACCCCAGAAAGTATTGCAGATACATGTTTTCGGTAATCTGGGCAACTGTCTCACGATCATCCAGGTTGAGGATATGCTTGATGATCACCACTCCAATCAGCACACGAGGGTTAAGCGCCGGTCTCCCTGTCTTTTTTGGAGGATTGCGTTTGTTGTAGAGATTGACAAGTTCATCCCATGGAATTTTGTTGCTGAGCAAAACCCACCGGTTGTTGGGGTCAAGCTGATTATGAAACGGTGTCTCGAAACCAATAATTGACAACTGGCTGGGACTTGAATATTCGCAGCGTGGTGCACGCCTTTTAGGGGTCTTCTGCATATTTCTTTGCACTTGGACTCCCTCAAATTCATAAAAATAGTTCTAAAATCCTCTTAATGCCGCTATTTTTTATTTCTAAGCAGACCCTAACTACTCTTTTTTGATGATCGTTAACCACTATTTCTTAAATTGATTTTGCAGTTTTTCTGCCGGGATTTTCTTTTTTTCAAGATTTTTTACTGCTGGGCCACATATAATTTCTCCCTTACCGTCAAAGCGGCTTCCATGACATGGGCAGTCCCAGCTTTTCTCTGCTTTATTCCAGTTTACTATGCACTTAAGGTGCGTGCAAACAGGCGACACTGCATTAAGCTCGCCAGATTCATCTCTTGATACGGCGAGTTTTTCGCCATCTATTTCTAAAATTTTACCCTCGCCAGAATAAAGCTCTGCTGTTGTTTCATCGTTGTCTACCCTGTCTGCAATAAAATGTTTGGCTGCGTCCGCATTTTCCCTAATGAAATCATAAGCAGATGCAGCAGGGGTAAAGCGGGAAGCGTCATAGGCATAGAGCCATTTGTTGTCTTTACCTGCTATAAGATCTGCAATAATGCGTGCGGCAATTGTTCCATAAACCAACCCATCACCAGAAAAACCGGTTGCTACAAAAGTTTTTTTAGAGAAAGGGCTTTTGCCAATGTATGGAAGACCATCTGCTGGCTCATAGTACTGTGCCGACCACTTATACTCTATCTCTTCTACCTTAAAATGCGATTTTACATAATGCTCCAGTTTTGCATATTGCTCATGCGCATTTTCTAAGTGACCGGTTTTGTGGTCTTCTCCGCCAACAATCAAATAATCGTGCGATTCAGAATGGCAGCTTCTGATATAATGGTATGGTTCTGCAGTATCCCAAAATAAACCTTCTGGAATTGAGCCTTTCTCTACCCTTGCTGCTACTACATAACTTCTATATGGTGCAGAAACTGTTTGTAACACATTGAAGAATATTGGCAAATGCGTAGCCAGAACCAATTTTTCCGCTTTTAGTTTACCTTCTTCAGTGGTTATGATGAAATAATCGTCTTTTTCTTCTATGTGAATGACCCTTGAGTGCTCATAAATTTTGCTTCCCGATTTGTCAATCGCTTCTGCTAAACCATGCAAATACTCTTGCGCATTAAACCATGCTTGGTTTTCATGTTTAATGGCTTTATACGTTTCAAAAGGTAAAGGAGCATTTTCTTTAATAGAAACGTCCAAAATGGTTTTCTTTAAATGCTCATATTCTTCTTCAATATCCTGTGCATGCTCCTGAATATCGGTATAATAGAAGCCCGGAATCCGTTTAAATCCACATTTGATACCTTCCCTTCTGATATTGTCTTCTATAGTTTGGATGCCAGCCACACGGGATTCCGCAACCAGCTCTATGATTTCTGTATCGAAATCTGTATATAAGTTTTTGTATTTGGTGTCAATGTCTGTGTTTAAGTGGCAGCTTGATAGGCCTGTACTACCGTTACCGATTTTGCTTGCTTCTAGTACTGTTACGTTTTTGCCTTGTTGCGAAAGGTTATAGGCTGTAGATAATCCTGTAATTCCCCCTCCGATTACTGCTACTTCACATTTGCCTTCTCCTTGAAGAGAAGGGTAGTCTTTTTGTTTTCTGGCTTTATCCAGCCAAATAGAATAATGCTTCATATCCGCTTTCCCTTTTGTCCAACTCCTGTATACAATTAACAATGGCTTGCTTGAAATTGTTGGTAAAGTATAAATGAAGCTTCGGATGATGATAAAAAGGATCAAAGAAACTTGTCTCTATGTAGACAACCTAGACCGCACACAAGCTTTTTACCAGGAAAAGTTGGGCTTAAAGTTGATCAACAGGTCAGGAAACCGCCATGTATTTTTTAGGGCTGGCGAATCTGTGTTGTTATGCTTTAACCCTGAGGAGACTAAAAACGACCAAGAGCTTCCGCCACATGCAGGATATGGTACACTGCACCTTGCTTTTGAAGTTTCTGTCGACGAATATAATGACTGGAAGCAGAAAGTAGAAAGTGCCAATATTGAGGTTTTGCAAGAGACTTCCTGGCGGAACGATTTAAAGTCTTTTTATTTCCATGACCCTGATGGTCATTTGCTGGAAATAGTTATGGAAGGAATCTGGGGATAAACTTCCACAACTTTACTAACAAATTTCTTTGCGCATGATCAAATTGTAATTTCTAGCATTCCTAGAAACTGCTTTTCGCTATTCTTCAAGATAGTTAAACCAACATAGGTGTCATTATCTTTTTCATAAATATGTAAAAATGTTGCTTGTTTATTGTCTACCGGTAAAGAGTGCTGCGCCGTCTTTTTGGTTAACTCAAGATCGCTATAAACTTTTATTTGATATTTGCCTTCAGGAGTTTCTAGTAACAGGAAATAGTTATTGTGAAAATTCCACATGCCTTTAACAGCAGCGTTAGGGTCTTTGGATGTTTTTTTTATAACAGGAAATGGAATTCCTGCAGCATGCCCTTGAACAAACTCAGTTATTTCGTCCATGTCTGCCGAAAGCAATGCCAAAGAGGCTTTGTTTTCTTGAACAAAAATCGCTTTTTCTGGTAAGAAAAACATGCCCTTTAGGTTTAAGGCTCCACTTGTGGTAATGTCTTCATTGTATGATAGTAACCTGAAAAAATCTGCGGCTCCTTGCGTGGAAAACACCAAAAAATCTCTATTGAATTTTGTAGGCAATTTAATGAGAAAACTTAGGGTGTTGTTGGTCTGTGTTTTTGGGAATAACACCAAGTGGGGGTAGCCATTAATGTTGAGGTGGTTGATGAGGTATTCACAATCCTGCCCTTCTGGGATGTCTACTTGTTTTACTACTTGTAAGTTTTGGTTTAAAACGTATAGGGTAAGATTTTTTGCAGTAATACTGTAAATGACGCCATTTAGTACAATGGCAGCAGAAAGTTCTGGTAAATGAGAAATGTCTCCTTGCTTTATTATGGTGGTTGTTTTCATTTTTTGATGATCTCCTCTACGGGCTTTTTATATAAAAGTTTTGGCAAATACTCGTAATTTATCGTAATTTTTTATATTTTAGGAAGTTATATTTATATTTTTTTGGGTTTTTTGCAATTTAATCAGAAATTTAACATGTATTTGCCTGGTCAGCCCTAAATTAACATTTATGAAAAAATATTTAATTTTTTTCTGCTTTATTGTTTTTTTTCATTTCTCTTACGGGCAAGAAATCGTGTCAGTAACCAACTCGCTAGAAGCATCTTTGGTAGGGGCTATTGAGCATGTAGATGCTGGCGGTACAGTTATGATTATTGGATCTCATGAGATTAAGCTTACGCAACAAGTTGTTATAGACAAACCTTTGACCATTCTTGCTGCTAGTCCCGATGTAATAATCAGAGCCGGGGATGCGATGGGGGATGAGCAACATATTTTTGTAATAGAAACAGATGATGTAAGTATTGTTAATGTGGAGCTTTCTGGTGCTACGGGTACTTCTGGTCAAGCATGTGGGGAGGAGGTATCAGAAGGTGGCGTAGGGGTTCTTGTGCGGCAAGGTGTTAAAAATACAACCATTGAAAACTGCTATATACACAGCAATGCTTCCCATGGGATTTATTTTGAAGGTGATAATGATGAAGTGGACATTATTAATTGTGTTGTTTCCGATAACTGTAATGATGGAATAAGGGTCAATGACGCAACGAATGTTAAAGTGGCTGGCTGTAAAATTGGAACCAACCGGGAAGGGGATGAGGCTTATGGTAATTACTGGGACGGTATCGTATTCAATAGATCGGAAAATTTTGTTCTGGAGAACAGCATCATTTCGGGCAATGGCGAAGAGCTGTCTTTTGCTGGAAATGTGGGAAGGGGGATTAGGGTGTATGAGACTGAGGAGGGGAGTATCGGGGCGAATTATATTGGAACAGACCTCACAGGCATGTCACGAATCGGTAACCGCTCTCATGGTATTTTTATAGAGGGCGATGGTGACGAAACGGATGTCGCAAATGGAATTGTTATGGCCGACAATATCATTGCTGGAAATGGGACAGCCGGAGCCGGCGAAGGGCATGGTGTGTTTTTGAAGGGTGCAAGTATTAGGGGAACGTTTTATAGAAATTACATTGGACTTAACTCTGCCGGAGAAGATATTATAGCCAACAATGGAAATGGAATCCATATTGAGCTGTCTGATCGTAATATCATTGGTAATTACAGGTATAATAGAAATGTTATCGGCGGAAATGACTATGGCATATATATAGACGACTACCCTGATTGCGGAAGAAACAGAATTGTACACAACTTTATAGGAACAGATGTTTCAGGTACAGAAGCTAAACCTAACCGTAGGTCTGGCATGTATTTGTCTGGTCGTAGATGCGGAAATGAACCAGGGGACATTTCTTTAGTGAGCGATAATGTAGTTTCAAGAAATCAGATGCATGGAATTGAGGGCAATAATCTTTCTGCCATTATAGAAAAAAACATAATTGGATTGCAAGAGGGGGGAAGTGGTTTTTTAGGGAATAATAAAAGAGGTATTTACCTTTCAGGGGCAGTATCTTCTTCTCTTAATGACAATACTGTTTCAGGTAATTTTACCAACGGTGTTGAAATAATTGAGTCTTCAGACATTGATATATGCTCCAACAGAATTGGTGTTGATAATGAAGGTGAGCCTCTTCCCAATGGGGGCAGTGGACTTGTGATCAGGAATAGTTCTAATGTTCATATAGGGTATAGTTCTAATGCGGGGCCTGATGACTATAGCTTATGCAGCAATACTATATCTGCCAACCAACTTCACGGCATAAGGATCGAGAATAGTAGTGATAATATTATTTTGGATAATGTGATTGGGGGGGGGAGTGAAACTAATAGTTTAGGCAATGGGGTCAATGGGATTATGATTCAAGGGCAGTCTCAAAATAATATT is from Cytophagaceae bacterium ABcell3 and encodes:
- a CDS encoding GH3 auxin-responsive promoter family protein: MGLLNSIISSTLKKRISSIESLLENPIEVQRNVFRNLVKTAATTEWGKKYDYKNIATVKEFSNKVPVSSYEDLFPYIERVMKGEQNILWPSPVKWFAKSSGTTNAKSKFIPVSKESLEECHYKGGKDLCAIYLNNNPSSQMFGGKSLAVGGALHKNFGYKDTYFGDISAVIMANLPVWAQAVRTPGLKVALMQEWEEKIQKIAQITSGKDVTNISGVPTWTMVLLEKILQLKGKDNMHEVWPSMEVFFHGAVAFHPYRDIFNKFFPEGIHYVETYNASEGFFGIQDRLKSDDMLLMLDYGIFYEFIPLDQLDSDDPDVLTIEEVELDKNYAMVISTNAGLWRYKIGDTVKFTSLKPFRIKISGRTKHFINAFGEEVIIENAETAIAKACSATSATIRNFTAGPVVLAEKRQGRHEWIVEFSTCPNSPDMFSQVLDETLKEVNSDYEAKRYKDMALQPPVIHHVPEGTFYNWMKKRGKLGGQNKVPRLANNREYIDDILTSLEKKEI
- a CDS encoding FAD-dependent oxidoreductase; translation: MKHYSIWLDKARKQKDYPSLQGEGKCEVAVIGGGITGLSTAYNLSQQGKNVTVLEASKIGNGSTGLSSCHLNTDIDTKYKNLYTDFDTEIIELVAESRVAGIQTIEDNIRREGIKCGFKRIPGFYYTDIQEHAQDIEEEYEHLKKTILDVSIKENAPLPFETYKAIKHENQAWFNAQEYLHGLAEAIDKSGSKIYEHSRVIHIEEKDDYFIITTEEGKLKAEKLVLATHLPIFFNVLQTVSAPYRSYVVAARVEKGSIPEGLFWDTAEPYHYIRSCHSESHDYLIVGGEDHKTGHLENAHEQYAKLEHYVKSHFKVEEIEYKWSAQYYEPADGLPYIGKSPFSKKTFVATGFSGDGLVYGTIAARIIADLIAGKDNKWLYAYDASRFTPAASAYDFIRENADAAKHFIADRVDNDETTAELYSGEGKILEIDGEKLAVSRDESGELNAVSPVCTHLKCIVNWNKAEKSWDCPCHGSRFDGKGEIICGPAVKNLEKKKIPAEKLQNQFKK
- a CDS encoding IS5 family transposase yields the protein MQKTPKRRAPRCEYSSPSQLSIIGFETPFHNQLDPNNRWVLLSNKIPWDELVNLYNKRNPPKKTGRPALNPRVLIGVVIIKHILNLDDRETVAQITENMYLQYFLGYSSYIKEPPFDPSLFVDIRKRLGQELINAMNERIHEFYMEKAPKKVDKTTKGKNDPPSFASGQESNKGEAIFDATACPQDIIYPTDLGLLNKAREITQQIIDELHCKNTQGKKPRTYRKIARKTYLKVAQNKNPSRKVIRKGIKAQLQYLRRNFKTIEKQLDSFEVFPLCHRTQRSYWVIQTLYEQQLGMFKNRGHHVADRIVSIHQPHVRPIVRGKSRAKTEFGAKIHLSMVDGFSFLDTVSWEAFNEGSHLVDYVEKYRKRFGFYPAKVLADKIYCTRENRKWLKGKGIKLAAKPLGRPSAKAVENHVSPGERNPVEGKFGQAKNSYGMNRIRARLKNTSQTWIASIILVLNLVKLTRQALYFLSFSAWHKSIFNIIRGLKDVFERMTIKNRPGERSGPVFYIC
- a CDS encoding Ezrin/radixin/moesin family protein, whose product is MKKIFFSGFFLLLFLAGNISAQSLDDKEWAKKLKSMKPNELRELVEKNEELESKVRKLESENKSQDAELARLKKELEDYSAGSAPSKTVSNPSGSNVPVIEGLIYKVQIGAFKNKNLSKYLDNHKNFSGDIDKDGTRKYTLGHFEDYWEADRFKKYLREMGVKDAWVVPYKDGNRISMKDALEGNL
- a CDS encoding VOC family protein encodes the protein MMIKRIKETCLYVDNLDRTQAFYQEKLGLKLINRSGNRHVFFRAGESVLLCFNPEETKNDQELPPHAGYGTLHLAFEVSVDEYNDWKQKVESANIEVLQETSWRNDLKSFYFHDPDGHLLEIVMEGIWG
- a CDS encoding nitronate monooxygenase, with protein sequence MDNRICSLFKIKFPIIQAGMVWCSGWELASAVSKAGGLGLIGAGSMYPEVLRQHIRKCKGALGDTPFGVNVPLIYPDIEKHMEVIADEGVGIVFTSAGNPKAWTGKLKSQGCKVVHVVSSKKFALKACEAGVDAVVGEGFEAGGHNGREETTTFCLIPMLREAIDVPLIAAGGIGTGRGMMGAMALGADGVQIGSRLAASLESSAHDKFKNKVVELAEGGTALSLKPITPVRLIKNRFWESVNEAEQRGAGVEELRMLLGKGRAKKGIFEGDLDEGELEIGQIAAAINDIKPAGEIVSEIWQEYQSLRNQFCGL
- the lptB gene encoding LPS export ABC transporter ATP-binding protein, coding for MVLRAEHLIKKYKSRTVVNNVSVEVQQGEIVGLLGPNGAGKTTSFYMIVGLIRPNEGKIFLDNQEITDLPMYKRAKKGVGYLAQEASVFRKLSVEENIMAVLEMTNKSRQEQKEKTEELLEEFSLTHVRKNLGMVLSGGERRRTEIARALATDPKFVLLDEPFAGVDPIAVEEIQTIVAKLKNKNIGILITDHNVNETLSITDRAYLLFEGKILKSGTAEELAADEQVRRVYLGKHFELKRKI
- the recJ gene encoding single-stranded-DNA-specific exonuclease RecJ, with the translated sequence MEKRWVIRKRPGSEILNKLSSEINVNADLAALLVQREVYNYSEARAFFRPSMSELHDPFLMKDMDKAVDRLCQAIAKGEKVLVFGDYDVDGTTAVATFFDFFSRIHSHTLFYIPDRYKEGYGISKKGIDFAADEGVTLVVSLDCGIKSVDLVKYAATKNIDFIICDHHQPGEQLPEAVAVLDPKRSDCPYPYKELSGCGVGFKLMQAISIQGSLQENIDLQNYLDLVAVSIASDIVPITGENRILAFFGLQVLNTCPRPGLQALLEVAGLDRREIDITDVVFGIGPRINAAGRIAHAKAAVELMLCSSKEEAADFARNINKNNTTRRDVDASITSQALEMIEGNEQFVSACSTVLYKEDWHKGVIGIVASRCIEKYYRPTVIFTKSGEVAAGSARSVVGFDLYDALEKCSDLLIQFGGHMYAAGMTIEPDKIAAFREKFEQVVSESITKEQLVPQVDIDLEIGLNRVTEKFYNIIRQMGPFGPGNMQPVFISRNVVDCGGARLLKDQHIKLSVMQEDSDVFDAIGFGMPEFYERIKNGEMFDICYCVSENNYNGRKSLQLMIKDIKFGNEKSSVYEATGIKGRAFN